A stretch of Christensenellaceae bacterium DNA encodes these proteins:
- the rbsA_8 gene encoding ribose import ATP-binding protein RbsA, translated as MSKEVLIRTQDLSKTFGATKAVKQVSFEVYKGEIHGLIGENGSGKSTITNMITGIHTVTSGEMFLEGQKYEPKNQLDANRHGVSIIVQEMNTIEDLTVAENIFFGNEELFIRNGVIDSKAMNKKAREYLDVFGFDKINPADDVAHYTFEERKMIELVKATYFNPKLLVVDETTTALSHDGREKLYGLIRRVKNSGGSVIVISHDLQEVLELCDSITVLRDGEHIKSFPVTDEVTEDDLKKYMVGRELSGKYYREDTHSNITGEVVMSLKGVNVEGMLSNINLELHKGEILGIGGLTESGMHELGKVMFGALEKQTGTVSLPQKNVEIGSIKTAIASGVAYASKNRDQEGLMINASILDNVCLSSMDKLQRKGFISPKRERGFTSEYATKMNVKMENINQFVSALSGGNKQKVVLAKWLGRDSDILVLDSPTRGIDVMVKASIYELMQELTRQGKSIVMISEEILELIGMCDRLVVLKDGEITGELLREEGLSEEKIIHYMI; from the coding sequence ATGAGTAAAGAAGTACTGATTAGAACTCAGGACCTTTCCAAAACATTTGGCGCGACCAAAGCCGTAAAGCAGGTTTCCTTTGAAGTATACAAGGGCGAGATCCACGGCCTCATAGGGGAAAACGGCTCGGGAAAATCGACGATCACCAACATGATCACGGGGATCCATACCGTGACCTCGGGAGAAATGTTTTTAGAAGGGCAAAAATACGAACCGAAAAACCAGCTTGACGCGAACAGGCATGGCGTCAGCATCATCGTGCAGGAAATGAACACCATCGAGGACCTGACCGTAGCGGAAAATATCTTCTTTGGCAACGAGGAACTGTTTATCAGGAACGGGGTCATTGATTCTAAGGCAATGAACAAAAAAGCGCGGGAATACCTGGATGTTTTCGGCTTTGATAAGATCAATCCGGCTGACGACGTGGCGCATTACACGTTTGAAGAAAGAAAGATGATCGAGCTTGTAAAAGCGACTTATTTCAATCCCAAGCTGCTGGTTGTGGATGAAACGACGACGGCGCTCTCACACGACGGCCGCGAAAAGCTCTACGGGCTGATCCGGCGGGTAAAAAATAGCGGCGGCAGCGTGATCGTGATTTCGCACGACCTGCAGGAAGTGCTTGAGCTTTGCGACTCTATTACCGTCCTGCGCGACGGCGAGCACATCAAATCCTTTCCGGTGACGGACGAGGTTACGGAGGACGACCTGAAAAAGTATATGGTCGGACGTGAGCTTTCCGGAAAATATTACAGGGAAGACACGCATTCCAACATCACAGGCGAGGTCGTGATGTCGCTGAAAGGCGTCAATGTGGAGGGCATGCTCAGCAATATCAATTTAGAGCTGCACAAGGGCGAAATCCTCGGTATCGGCGGCCTCACGGAATCGGGTATGCACGAACTGGGCAAGGTGATGTTCGGCGCGCTTGAAAAGCAGACGGGCACGGTAAGCCTGCCGCAAAAGAATGTGGAAATAGGCAGCATTAAGACGGCGATCGCGTCCGGCGTGGCATACGCTTCAAAAAACAGGGATCAAGAGGGCCTTATGATCAATGCCAGTATCCTTGATAACGTGTGCCTGAGCAGTATGGATAAGCTGCAAAGAAAAGGCTTTATTTCCCCCAAAAGGGAACGTGGATTCACGAGCGAATACGCAACCAAGATGAACGTAAAGATGGAGAATATCAACCAGTTTGTGTCGGCGCTTTCCGGCGGCAACAAGCAAAAGGTCGTCCTTGCGAAATGGCTGGGGCGGGATTCGGATATTCTTGTCCTGGACAGCCCGACGCGCGGGATCGACGTCATGGTAAAAGCGTCTATCTACGAGCTGATGCAGGAGCTTACCAGGCAGGGCAAATCCATCGTAATGATTTCCGAGGAAATCCTGGAGCTGATCGGTATGTGTGACAGGCTGGTCGTGTTAAAAGACGGCGAGATCACCGGCGAACTGCTCCGTGAAGAGGGACTTTCCGAAGAAAAGATTATCCACTACATGATCTAA
- a CDS encoding ribose ABC transporter permease encodes MNKKMLQSAIPYLGLVIVIVLFAVLTQGKSMDGSNWKLIIEQALTLLICSAGVMFVMTMGSLDFSQGSIVGLACYVAAVVSSFSIPLAIVAAVGVGAGIGLLNGVMHAKFKIQSFIVTMCTMFIFRGLVVFFTSNFRVETPYAIYDYDNLVGKFIVMAAIVAAGFIVFRFTKLGRQVRAIGSGEIAAAYSGVNVDRTKVLAFVIAGALAGVAAFFALVRTGSATAQTGNLTETNVMIALVLGGLSVSGGARSNYMAVIIGAMMLTCLTNGLVLIGADPITQQLIKGIIFLLCIIITTDRKSGLISK; translated from the coding sequence ATGAATAAAAAGATGTTACAAAGCGCTATCCCGTACCTCGGACTTGTGATCGTCATTGTACTGTTTGCCGTACTGACACAAGGAAAATCCATGGACGGCTCCAACTGGAAACTGATCATAGAACAGGCGCTTACATTACTTATCTGCTCGGCCGGCGTTATGTTCGTCATGACGATGGGATCGCTCGATTTCTCGCAGGGATCGATCGTGGGTCTCGCGTGTTATGTGGCGGCGGTCGTATCGAGCTTCAGTATCCCGCTGGCCATCGTAGCGGCGGTCGGCGTGGGCGCGGGCATCGGCCTTTTAAACGGCGTGATGCATGCGAAATTTAAAATACAGTCCTTTATCGTTACCATGTGTACGATGTTCATCTTCCGTGGATTGGTCGTGTTCTTTACGAGTAACTTCCGCGTGGAGACGCCTTACGCGATCTACGATTACGACAACCTGGTCGGAAAATTCATCGTCATGGCGGCCATCGTGGCGGCCGGATTTATTGTGTTCAGGTTCACCAAGCTGGGACGGCAGGTACGCGCGATCGGCTCGGGAGAGATCGCCGCCGCTTATTCCGGCGTAAACGTAGACCGTACCAAGGTCCTGGCATTCGTCATTGCGGGCGCGCTCGCGGGCGTAGCGGCGTTTTTCGCGCTGGTGCGTACGGGCAGCGCTACGGCGCAGACGGGTAACCTGACGGAAACAAACGTAATGATCGCGCTGGTTCTGGGCGGGCTTTCCGTATCCGGCGGCGCGAGATCCAACTACATGGCGGTTATCATCGGCGCCATGATGCTCACCTGCCTGACCAACGGCCTCGTCCTCATTGGGGCGGACCCGATCACGCAGCAACTGATCAAGGGTATTATCTTCCTGTTGTGCATTATCATCACGACGGACAGAAAGAGCGGCCTGATCAGCAAATAA